DNA sequence from the Butyricimonas faecalis genome:
GAGTTACGTTTACGTTTATCTTTTAATGAATCGGGAAGAGATAAACATATAGAATAGAATGCACTATCATTTATAATGTACGTCCAAGATGCCCCAGAATCTATCATTACATTATCTAACAGCCCAATGCCTTTACAATATAATGAACAAAATTTAAGATTGAGTTGATCTCTGTATTTAATAGATACACATTGATTTGTGTCAAAAGTTATTGGTTCAAATGAAATTGTCAATTCATCTTTTTCAAAATCGAACAACCAATTACATTGATCGATAATGTCATTTCCCCATACTGAGAAATTATGTTCTCCATCTACAATACTAAATTCAATAGGATTTTTCAATTGCATGTGGCAAATTGATACAGAAGTTTTGATAGATTTTTGAAATAAAACCGGATTCTTTCCCGTGTGAGGAAAAAAACTATATACTTTTTTAGCAGATGTATCTAATCCTATTCTATTTTGTTCCTTTTTTTCAATCAATGATGACTGCGCACCTGTATCAAAAATACCATATACTAATGAATCATTTATTGAGAGAGGAAAAACTATGTGACCAACATCGTTAAACATGAATTTCACAATAACATGATCTCTCTCGCATGACCATATCATTAAAATGGAAAATAATAGGAATAATTTTAACATATTCACGCTCATTCTATATACTAATTAATCTGATATTTGCCGTATTGTAATGGTTATATCAATTCCATTACCAGTAATAGTATATCCATAACCAGGTGCAACTGTAATAGAATCAATAGTTATATGTGCATTTATTTCATAAGGAGGAGGTGTAGGATCAGTTGTATGAATTGTTTGCGGTGGTCTACTATCTCTATATATGGTATACACTAATGCAACAAATGCAATAATAACACCTGCTATCGTCCAGAATGCTACTCCTCCATTAACTTCTGTCAGTTCTTTTTGGTTCATTTCTTCAACCTCGTAAATTGCCAAGTCAAATTTTTTCATAATAATTTAGTTTAAGTTAATAATAAAACTATTTTAAAGGATTAATCCAATTTTCAACGTTATCGTATAATAGATCAATAATCCTTCGATTATTTACTATGAATCTACAATTAACATTCATCCCTCGTTTCAAATATCCTCTATGACCATTTTTAAGTTCCAAGTAATCTTTATCCAAGCTGCTATACACTTTATAAAATACGCCCTGATAAGTTACTGTAGGATTATCTGCTATTTCTACTAACATTCCTTTCAACATACCCCATTGATTATAATTGTAAGCATCTACCTGAATATTACAAGGTAATCCTACTCTTAACAAACCTAAATCTTTAGAGAATACATTACACTCTACACATAATTCACTGTTAGGAATCAGATCAATTAGTTGCTGTCCCAATGAAACTTTCAAACCTTCAACTAGTTTGCTTGTATTAGTACAGATACCATCAATAGGAGAACAAACAGTATATTTATGATTGGTCTTTAAATCACTAACTATAAAAATTGTATCTCCTTGTTTCACTTCTATATTTTCAGATATGTTAAAAATATGTAAAATACCATCAGCAGGAGATATTAGCGCCATTATGTTTCCTCGAGACTGCACTGTCCCTACAACGGATGTACCAACATCTATACGAATAAAAAAGAACGAAATAAATATTCCAACCAATGCAAAAATGATAATAGAATATAATAAACTTGAACGTTTATTGTGTTCAAATATTATCTGTTCATAAGATTGATCTATGACTGAATCTGGGAATATCTTCATTCTATCAGATTATTATATTCTATTACACAAATATAAAATAAATATCTTTTAATCCAAATATATTGATTAAAAAATTATTATTATTTCATTATATTATATAATATACATTTATAGAAAGCTAATAAAAAAACTACTCAGACAATACATTACATCTGCTCTTACTGTTCATGTGTTCTATTTCATTTAACAAGAGTTCGGTATAAAAATTAAGTTATTCTTTTGAATATTACAGATATAACTATAATCATATTGTATTCTATAGAATTTCTATTAAAATTAGATTTACAAATCATTACCACTAGCAGATCATTTCCGGTTATAAAGTTTTTAGTAGGCTTATAAAGTCTTATTAAAACGCTATTCGGTATAGCGTTTTAATAGGGTTTTAATAGCGTTCTAATAGCGTTTTACATGGTAGTGATCCGGATGTAATCATGTATTTATTTTCATTTGCCGTATTAAATCGGACCTAATACCGGATTATTTTGCAACGATTACCTTTTCTAATCCTTCCCGAATTCTGATGTGAAACCTTATGATATTGAAGTGTTAGTATCCCCGTTAGTAACTGTGAATAAAAAAAGAACTAAAAAGAATAACTTTATTTTGATTTCTCGATTTTGAATTCAAGTAATAATAGTATTCAAAAATACAAGAATAGTTATTCAAATTATTCCAATTCCTTTCTACAAAATACTAACATGAATTCACATGAATTTTATTGAAAACTTTTCCAAAGTCTGTTTTACTAACTACTGTGGATAACTCAAGAATAAATCTCATTATCAATCATTAATAAAATCATAACCTGTGAATAACTCTTGACTCCACAAATAATAACGATTAAAACAAAAGAATCTCTTATTTTTTATACCAAAAACTCACAGCCTATCATTATCCTCATATCTTTTTTTAAAAAAATAAAAGATAATATATATATATGATATTGTTATTGGGAACTTGTTACTTTTGTCCGTTGAATCACATTTAATGAAGACAAAGTTATTATGAATCCTTTAAAAAAGCTAATGGGTGAAACCGTAATTTATGGTTTCTCGACAATACTCGGACGATTTATAAATTGGTTGCTGGTACCACTGTATACCAGGGTACTTTCTCCCGTCGATAATGGTATATTTACAAATTTGATGGGGTATGTTGCTTTGTTGGTCGTATTATTGACTTATGGTACTGAAACGGGATTTTTCCGTTTCGCAACGAAAGATAATAAGGATCGGGTGTTTTCAACTTTATTGACTTCTTTGCTTTTTACTTCAACTTTGTTTTTATTACTCTGTTTTTTGTTTCTCCCGCGAATTGTCAGTTTTCTTGAGGTGGGGAACCACCCGATTTACTTCGTTTTATTGATTGTAACGATCGCGATTGATGTGGTGAGTACTTTGCCCTTCGCCCTATTGAGAATGGAGGGGAAAGCCCTTCGTTTCGGCGTTATCAAGTTAGTGAATATAATGATTAACGTGGGATTGAATTTATTTTTCTATTTGCTTTGTCCGTTTTTGGAAAAGAAAGGGATTCACGTTCCTTTTTATCAAGCTGACGGTGGGGTGGTTTATATTTTCATTTCCTATTTGGTTGCTTCTGTTTGTACGCTGGTGATGTTGTTTCCTTATATTTTCCGGTTTAAGTTTGTTTTCTCGTTCTCTTTGTTGAAAGATATTTTGAAATATTCATACCCGATTTTGATCGTGAGTGTTGCCGGGATGATTAATTTGCAGGGAGATAAGATTTTGATGCCTAAAATATTGGGAGATGGAGAGGAGTCTTTGGCTATTACCGGGATATACGGGGCAAGTTATAAATTGGCTTTGGTGATGTATATTTTCACGCAAGGTTTTCGTTTTGCTTTTGAACCTTTCTTTTTCAATTACGCGAAACATAATGATTCAAAGAAAATATATCAGGATGTTCTGCTTTATTTTACCGGATTCGGTTTAATGATCTTTTTGGGTGTCATGTATTTTCTCGATGTATTGAAATATTTCTTGGGGTCGGAGTATTTTAGCGGGTTGACGATATTGCCTTGGGTGTTGATGGCTAATTTGTTTCAGGGTATTTATTATTCGTTGTCTTTGTGGTATAAATTGACGGATAGAACAATATACGGGGCTTATATGGCGGTTATCGGCTGCGTGATCACGATAGGTGGAAACGTGATTTTTTTGCCGAAGGTAGGTTTTATGGCATCTGCTTATTCTGTTTTCACTTGTTTTTTGGTTATGACTATTTTGTCTTTTGTACTGGGAAGGCATTTTTACAAGATCAATTATGATGTACCTAAGATTATTTTTTATTTCGTGATTTGTTTATTGTTTTATTTTGTCGGTGGTTATATAAAATTTGATAGTAGTTTGGTAACCTGTTTGGCTCGTTTACCGTTATTTGTACTCTTCGTGTATATTTTTATAAGGAGAGAGATGAGTTTTTTGCTGACAAAAGATTTTATGTATAAATTAATTCATAAAAAATAGCTATCTTAGCGCAATTTATGAGACTAGTTAAAATGTAATTGATTTTCAAAGTTACAGTGAGTATGAAAGTTAGAATAGTGAATAAATCGAAGCACCCGCTTCCGGAATATAAGACGAAGTCATCTGCCGGTTTGGATATACGGGCTAATATTGATGAACCTATCATGTTGAAATCCTTGGAAAGGAAGCTTGTTCCCACGGGTTTGTTTATCGAATTACCCGATGGCTACGAGGCTCAGATGCGTCCGCGAAGTGGATTGGCTTTAAATGAGGGGATTACTTTGCTAAATACTCCGGGGACGATTGATGCTGATTATAGAGGGGAAATCGGGGTGATTCTAGTGAATTTGTCTCATGAGGTAGTGCAGATTAATGATGGGGACAGAATTTGCCAGATGGTGATTAATAAAGTTGAACAAGCTGAATTAATTGAAGTGGAAACGTTGAGCGAGACGGAGAGGGGAAAGGGTGGTTTTGGTCACACGGGTAAACAATAAATCATTTATAATGACTAAACGAGGTCGATTATTATTTGTTTTTTTATTGCTTTTGTGTACTACTCAGCTTTTTGCTGATAAAAAGAAAGCGGTAGAACCTACTTTGGAGGGTGAGGCTAAAGTACAGTTTGATTATGCTTTCATGGAGGGGGTGCGTTGTAAGATTTTAGGTGATTTAAAGTCTGCTATTGCCTGTTTCGATCAGTGTATGAAGATCTATAACAGAAGTGCTGCTGTACGTTATGAATTGTCCAGTATACTGGCGTTAGGAGATGATTATACGTTACCTTTGCAACTGATGCGGGAAGCTGTGGAATTGGAGCCGACAAATATTTGGTATAATTTGCTGTTGGCGAATATTTTGCAGAAAAAATCAATGATTGAAGAGGCGTGTAAGGTATATGATAAATTGATATTGTTGCATCCTGATAGAGAGGATTTTTATGTCGTGGAGACTGATTTGTATTCTTCTGTTGAAAAGTGGGATAAGGCTATAAATGTGTTGGATCGTTACGAGAAACAGTTTGGAATAAGTGAGCCTGCTATTATAGAGAAGGCCAAGTTATATTCTAAAATGGATGATGTGAAGAGTGCCTCGACTGAGATCATGAAGTTGGTGAAGAAGTATCCTGAGAAAACGGATTATTTGGGTTTATTGGCTGAATTGTATTTGTCACATGATCAAGAGAAAAAAGGTCTTCAATTGCTGAACAAGATTGTAAAGAATGATTCGGATAATGGTTTTGTACGACTTTATCTGGCTGATTATTATCGTACAAAAAATGATACGCTAAATACTGAAAAATATATTCGTTCGGCTTTGTTGAATGATAACGTGGAGAATGGATTGAAAGTTCAATATTTGCTGAAGTTGTTGGTGAATCAAAATGATTCGAATATTTCTTTGGATTATATTTATTCTTACGTACAATTGTTGTTGGATAAGTATCCCGAGGATATAGCGGTTAGAACTTTGAATGCTGATTTTTTAAAGCGATATAATAGGCTGGAGGAGTGTAGGGGAGAGCTGGAGTTTCTTATTTCTAAGGAGAAGAATAATTATCTGGTCTGGGAAGAGTTGTTGATGTTATATAATAAACTGGAAGATACGGCTGCCATGTATCGGGGTGGGGTAGAGTGCTTGAAGTATTTTCCGAATGAACCGTTACCCTATGTAATGGTCAGTTTGGCTTTATTGATTCGGAAGGATTTGGAGAGGGCAAAGGGATATTTGGAACAAGGGCTTGTCTTGTCTCCGGATAATTCTCCTATTAAGGCTCAATTTTTTGCTTATCTTGGTGAGGTGTATTATAAGCAAGATAGTATTGAACAGGCTTTTGCCATGTTTGATAGTACTTTGTTGATAAACCCGGGTGATATCATGACGTTGAATAATTATAGCTATTATCTTTCATTGCGGAATGAACATTTGGATAAGGCTGAGAAGATGATTTTAACGGCATTGAGTGCAGATCCGAATAATTCGACTTTTTTGGATACTTACGCGTGGGTTTTGTTTAAAAGTAAAAATTATTCTTTGGCTAAATTTTATATGCGTTCGGCTATCGAGAATGAGAAGAGTCCGAGTGGGGTTTTGTATGAGCATTATGGTGATATTTTGTTTATGAACGGGGAGAAGGAAGAGGCTGTAAAGATGTGGCGGAAGGCATTGGAATTGGGTGATGAAGAATGTGGTGATTTAAAAAATAAGATAGAGAATGGTTTATCGGTAGATCATGAGAAGTAGTTGTGTTTTATTATTGGTTTTATTGTGTTTAGTGTCATGTAGATCCGTGAAGGAGGTTACGGAAAGTCGTAGAGATTTGCCGAATATTACCGAAGGAAAATTGTTTAAGAATATTATTTCTAACGAGTTAGATTATAACACGATATATGCGAAGAAAGTTGATTTATTTTTGAAAGATAGCAAGAGTTCTCATAGTCTTAAAGCTATTTTGAGAATACAGAGAGATAGTTTTATATGGATTTCGGTTAGTGCTTCTTTGGGTGTTGATGTGGCTCGATTGTTATTAACCCCGGATAGCGTTAAATTTGTGAGTCCCAGAGAGAAAAAATATTTTGTTTCGGATTATAGCTATTTTGCTGAACGTTTTGACGTGGGGTTGACGTTTGATTGTTTTCAACGGATACTGACAAATCAATTCTTTGATTTTGAATCTTGTACTACAGAGACCGCACGGGGAAAACGTTATAAGTTTGATAGGTCGGGTAACGATTATGTTTTGTATAGTTTGGAGGAGAAGGCTTTAGGTAGGAAATTGAAAAAGCTATACAAGAAAAGGAGAAAGAATAAAGAATTTTCTTTGGTGTTACAGAAGATACACATTGATCCGGATTGTTTCCGGCCTAATGCTGTTTCTATCGAAGATTTGGAAGAAGGTGTGGGAATGATGGTGAAATACAATAATATAAAGGATTTTAGTGGAAAATTGTTTCCTGAAAAAATAACTTTTAATGTATTTTCGGATAATGATAATTGGGAGGTTATATTGAATTTTGATCGGTTGGAATTTGACGTGGAAGTTTCACCTAATTTTAGAATACCTAGTAAGTATAAAAGGATGAATTAGCATGAAGATTTGTCGTAATATATTGATTGTGATTTTCTTGTTTTCTTTCACTTTTTCTTACTCGCAGTCGATTGACGCGATTAAAAAGAAAAATGAAAAGACGGAGAGGGAGATCGCGTATTTAAATAAATTACTGGAAAATGCTCGTAAAGATAAATCTTCTACTATACAGAAAGTTTCAATTATTAACCAGAAAATCGGTAAGGGAAAGGAGATGATTCAATCTCTCACGAACGAGGTGAATTATCTTGACAGCCAAATTAAAAAGAATGAGACTGTTAGATTGGGTTTGGAATCTGATAAGCAACGGATGTTGAAGTTCTATTCTAAGATGGTGTACGAGACTTGGAAAAAGAGGAATGAATCGGATAAGTTGATCTATATATTTTCTTCTTCAAGTTTTGCCCAGGCTTATGCCCGGTATAAATATTTTGAACAGGTTCAGGAGTATTCCAAGCGGCAGATTCAGTTGATTGAACAGACAAATGATTCATTGACTGCCATCAATAAAGAATTGAGTAAGTTAATGGCTTTGAAAAGTGAAACACAGTCTAAAATTGCCTCTCAAAATAATCAATTGATACGGGAACAAAATGAAGCGAACACGTATGTAGCGGATTTGAAGAAGAAGGAAAAAGAGCTTTTGCGAAAGTTGAATATTGAAATAAAGAATAGAGAACGCTTTAAAAAAGAGTTAGAGAAACTTATTGCTGCTCAGACTAAAAAGTCGGGTAGTAAAAATTCTACATATCGATTAACACCAGAAGAGAAACTTATTTCTGACGATTTCGCTAAAAATAGAGGAAAGTTACCTTGGCCTGTTGAACAGGGGTTTGTTTCTGAAAAATTTGGGGTGAATGTACATCCCGTTTTTAAACAGGTGAAATTAAATAACGCAGGAATTACTATTACAACGTCCCGGAATGCTGATGTTAGAGCGGTGTTTAAGGGTGTAGTGACGGAAATCATGTTTATCCCGGGGGATAATAACGTTGTGATTGTACGGCATGGAAATTACTTGACGGTGTATTCGAATTTAGTGGAAGTGTTTATTAAGAAGGGGGATACTGTCAATGTAAAGCAAAAAATTGGCAAGCTGGCTGTGAGTAGTGGGAATAACAGTACGTTAAATTTTCAAGTTTGGAGAGATAAAGACAATTTAGATCCGCAATTATGGTTAACATCTTGGTAAAATGGTAGTATGTTTGAAAGATTAATAATATACTTTAGCGGCGGTTGTTATTTAAAAATATTTTACTTACATTCGCTAGATAGTACGATAGTGAGAATATTGTTTTTAAAAGCTGTGGATAATGAGTAAAATGGTGACTAAAAAGAGCTCGATTATGATTGCGATGATCATTATTAATTATTTGAAAAAGCGATGGACAAATTAGAATTTTCGATTGCCTCTGAAATTGGTAATATCGTTAAAGTTGAGAACTTTATCGATTATTTCTCGGATGTTTATCATGTAGAACCGGATGTATTCGGCAAGATTAGCTTGTGCGTTATTGAAGCTGTGAATAACGCGATTCTTTACGGGAATAAACTGGATTCTTCGAAGTATGTTAAGTTTTTCGTGTATGAGGAGGAAAAGCGTTTATTCGTAACCGTGAAGGATGAGGGAGAAGGGTTTGATTATTCTTATATTCCGGATCCTACTTTGCCGGATAACATAGAAAAAGATGCAGGACGTGGTCTTTACCTGATGAAAACGCTTTCTGATGATTTGATTTTTGAGGATGGTGGATCAAAGGTGACCATGGTTTTCAATTTATAATACATAGATGAGCGAACTTCTTTTTTTTTGCGAGGAGTGTGATACGCCTCCTTTTTTTAATGAAGAGAGAGTGAAACAATGGCTACAGGCCGTTGCTGATGATTATTCGTTTCAGTTAGGAGCGATCTCTTTTATTTTTTGTAATGATGATTATATCCTGGATGTGAACAGGAAATATTTGAATCATGATTATTATACTGACGTTATTACTTTTGATTATTCCGAGAGAAAAATATTGTCAGGTGATGTTTTTATCAGCCTTGATACAGTTCAATCCAATGCTTTAGAATTTCATACGACTTATGAAGATGAATTGCATAGGGTGGTTGTACACTCTGTGCTTCATTTAATGGGTTTTAAGGATAAATCAGATGTTGACGCTAGAGAGATGCGTCAAAACGAAAATCATTGCTTAGAATTGCTTAAAACGATATAATTATGTCACGATTACTGCCCGTATATGATGTTATTGTAGTAGGGGCCGGACACGCTGGTTGTGAGGCGGCATGTGCTGCCGCTAATTTAGGATCAAAGACATTGCTTATTACACTGGATATGAATAAGATAGCACAAATGTCTTGTAATCCGGCCATGGGTGGTATTGCTAAAGGTCAGATTGTTAGGGAGATAGATGCTTTAGGCGGTGGTTCTGGCATCGTGACGGATAAAAGTACAATCCAATTCCGTATGCTGAACCTATCTAAAGGGCCTGCTATGTGGAGTCCAAGGGCTCAATGTGATCGAATGATTTTTTCGGCCGAATGGAGGGATAGGGTAGAGCATACTGATAATCTGGATTTGTGGCAGGATGATGTGATTGAACTTCTTTTGGATAAGGGACAGGTTACCGGGGTTAGAACCAGATTGGGGATTTCTTTTAGTGGTCATCGGGTGATTTTGACGAATGGTACTTTTTTAAACGGTCTGATGCATATCGGACGGGTTAGTTTTCCCGGTGGTCGTATTTCAGAACCGGCCACGTATGGTTTGTCTGAGCAACTGAGAGCGTATGGTTTCACAGTAGGGCGAATGAAAACGGGTACTCCGGTTCGTATAGATGGCCGAAGTATTGATTTTTCCAAATTGACTCGTCAGGATGGGGATAATGATTTCCATAAGTTCTCTTTTCTGAGCTTCGCGTATACGAATTCACTTGAGAAAATGCCTTGCTATATCGCCTACACGAATAAAGTCGTACATGACATTTTGCGGGAAGGATTTGATGATAGTCCTTTGTTCAACGGTACTATAAAAAGTATAGGTCCTCGTTATTGTCCGAGTATTGAAACTAAATTGGATACTTTTTCAGATAGGGATAGTCACCATCTGTTTTTGGAACCGGAGGGGGAGAGGACAACCGAATATTATCTGAATGGTTTTTCTTCTTCTTTGCCTTGGGATATTCAATTGCGGGCATTGAGAAACGTGGAAGGTTTTGAGCATGTAAAAATTTTCAGACCGGGTTATGCTATCGAATATGATTTTTTTCAGCCTACTCAATTGTATCCTACTTTAGAAACAAAATTAGTCAAGGGACTTTATTTTGCCGGACAAATAAACGGGACTACCGGATACGAGGAGGCAGCGGCTCAAGGATTGATGGCTGGAATTAATGCCCATCTTTCACTTCATGAAAATAGAGATTTTGTACTGAATAGGGATCAGGCTTATATTGGTGTATTGATAGATGATTTAGTTACGAAGGGAGTGGATGAACCTTATCGGATGTTTACTTCACGCGCCGAGTATAGAATTTTATTGAGACAGGATGATGCTGATGCCAGATTGACGCCTTTAGGGTATTCTCTAGGTTTGGTGAAAGAAGATCGCTTTGCCGTGTTTGAAGATAAAATTTTGAAACGTGACCGGTTGATAGACTTTGTTACTAATTTTAGTATTTCACCTGAAGAGATTAACCCGACCTTAGAAAATTTGAAATCTTCGCCTATCCGTCAAAAAATTAAATTGATTGATATTATTTCGAGACCGCAGGTAACTATTCCTAAAATTATAGATGCAATTCCTTCTTTAAAGGAATTTGTTTTTGATCATAATTTGCGGGAAGAAATCATAGAAGCTGCTGAAGTTTTAATTAAATATTCTGGATATATAGAGAGAGAAAAATTGATTGCT
Encoded proteins:
- a CDS encoding pepsin/retropepsin-like aspartic protease family protein, whose product is MSVNMLKLFLLFSILMIWSCERDHVIVKFMFNDVGHIVFPLSINDSLVYGIFDTGAQSSLIEKKEQNRIGLDTSAKKVYSFFPHTGKNPVLFQKSIKTSVSICHMQLKNPIEFSIVDGEHNFSVWGNDIIDQCNWLFDFEKDELTISFEPITFDTNQCVSIKYRDQLNLKFCSLYCKGIGLLDNVMIDSGASWTYIINDSAFYSICLSLPDSLKDKRKRNSNLRQYTELENHKSDTINYYFPLVNLMYHSLLIYEGCKYYSDNALFDIMSMNGILSLCYAQGYSYMYLNTTDKIIYLKR
- a CDS encoding class IIb bacteriocin, lactobin A/cerein 7B family; translation: MKKFDLAIYEVEEMNQKELTEVNGGVAFWTIAGVIIAFVALVYTIYRDSRPPQTIHTTDPTPPPYEINAHITIDSITVAPGYGYTITGNGIDITITIRQISD
- a CDS encoding HlyD family efflux transporter periplasmic adaptor subunit, giving the protein MKIFPDSVIDQSYEQIIFEHNKRSSLLYSIIIFALVGIFISFFFIRIDVGTSVVGTVQSRGNIMALISPADGILHIFNISENIEVKQGDTIFIVSDLKTNHKYTVCSPIDGICTNTSKLVEGLKVSLGQQLIDLIPNSELCVECNVFSKDLGLLRVGLPCNIQVDAYNYNQWGMLKGMLVEIADNPTVTYQGVFYKVYSSLDKDYLELKNGHRGYLKRGMNVNCRFIVNNRRIIDLLYDNVENWINPLK
- a CDS encoding lipopolysaccharide biosynthesis protein encodes the protein MGETVIYGFSTILGRFINWLLVPLYTRVLSPVDNGIFTNLMGYVALLVVLLTYGTETGFFRFATKDNKDRVFSTLLTSLLFTSTLFLLLCFLFLPRIVSFLEVGNHPIYFVLLIVTIAIDVVSTLPFALLRMEGKALRFGVIKLVNIMINVGLNLFFYLLCPFLEKKGIHVPFYQADGGVVYIFISYLVASVCTLVMLFPYIFRFKFVFSFSLLKDILKYSYPILIVSVAGMINLQGDKILMPKILGDGEESLAITGIYGASYKLALVMYIFTQGFRFAFEPFFFNYAKHNDSKKIYQDVLLYFTGFGLMIFLGVMYFLDVLKYFLGSEYFSGLTILPWVLMANLFQGIYYSLSLWYKLTDRTIYGAYMAVIGCVITIGGNVIFLPKVGFMASAYSVFTCFLVMTILSFVLGRHFYKINYDVPKIIFYFVICLLFYFVGGYIKFDSSLVTCLARLPLFVLFVYIFIRREMSFLLTKDFMYKLIHKK
- the dut gene encoding dUTP diphosphatase — translated: MKVRIVNKSKHPLPEYKTKSSAGLDIRANIDEPIMLKSLERKLVPTGLFIELPDGYEAQMRPRSGLALNEGITLLNTPGTIDADYRGEIGVILVNLSHEVVQINDGDRICQMVINKVEQAELIEVETLSETERGKGGFGHTGKQ
- a CDS encoding tetratricopeptide repeat protein — encoded protein: MTKRGRLLFVFLLLLCTTQLFADKKKAVEPTLEGEAKVQFDYAFMEGVRCKILGDLKSAIACFDQCMKIYNRSAAVRYELSSILALGDDYTLPLQLMREAVELEPTNIWYNLLLANILQKKSMIEEACKVYDKLILLHPDREDFYVVETDLYSSVEKWDKAINVLDRYEKQFGISEPAIIEKAKLYSKMDDVKSASTEIMKLVKKYPEKTDYLGLLAELYLSHDQEKKGLQLLNKIVKNDSDNGFVRLYLADYYRTKNDTLNTEKYIRSALLNDNVENGLKVQYLLKLLVNQNDSNISLDYIYSYVQLLLDKYPEDIAVRTLNADFLKRYNRLEECRGELEFLISKEKNNYLVWEELLMLYNKLEDTAAMYRGGVECLKYFPNEPLPYVMVSLALLIRKDLERAKGYLEQGLVLSPDNSPIKAQFFAYLGEVYYKQDSIEQAFAMFDSTLLINPGDIMTLNNYSYYLSLRNEHLDKAEKMILTALSADPNNSTFLDTYAWVLFKSKNYSLAKFYMRSAIENEKSPSGVLYEHYGDILFMNGEKEEAVKMWRKALELGDEECGDLKNKIENGLSVDHEK
- a CDS encoding DUF4292 domain-containing protein; its protein translation is MRSSCVLLLVLLCLVSCRSVKEVTESRRDLPNITEGKLFKNIISNELDYNTIYAKKVDLFLKDSKSSHSLKAILRIQRDSFIWISVSASLGVDVARLLLTPDSVKFVSPREKKYFVSDYSYFAERFDVGLTFDCFQRILTNQFFDFESCTTETARGKRYKFDRSGNDYVLYSLEEKALGRKLKKLYKKRRKNKEFSLVLQKIHIDPDCFRPNAVSIEDLEEGVGMMVKYNNIKDFSGKLFPEKITFNVFSDNDNWEVILNFDRLEFDVEVSPNFRIPSKYKRMN
- a CDS encoding murein hydrolase activator EnvC family protein → MKICRNILIVIFLFSFTFSYSQSIDAIKKKNEKTEREIAYLNKLLENARKDKSSTIQKVSIINQKIGKGKEMIQSLTNEVNYLDSQIKKNETVRLGLESDKQRMLKFYSKMVYETWKKRNESDKLIYIFSSSSFAQAYARYKYFEQVQEYSKRQIQLIEQTNDSLTAINKELSKLMALKSETQSKIASQNNQLIREQNEANTYVADLKKKEKELLRKLNIEIKNRERFKKELEKLIAAQTKKSGSKNSTYRLTPEEKLISDDFAKNRGKLPWPVEQGFVSEKFGVNVHPVFKQVKLNNAGITITTSRNADVRAVFKGVVTEIMFIPGDNNVVIVRHGNYLTVYSNLVEVFIKKGDTVNVKQKIGKLAVSSGNNSTLNFQVWRDKDNLDPQLWLTSW
- a CDS encoding ATP-binding protein codes for the protein MDKLEFSIASEIGNIVKVENFIDYFSDVYHVEPDVFGKISLCVIEAVNNAILYGNKLDSSKYVKFFVYEEEKRLFVTVKDEGEGFDYSYIPDPTLPDNIEKDAGRGLYLMKTLSDDLIFEDGGSKVTMVFNL
- the ybeY gene encoding rRNA maturation RNase YbeY, with the protein product MSELLFFCEECDTPPFFNEERVKQWLQAVADDYSFQLGAISFIFCNDDYILDVNRKYLNHDYYTDVITFDYSERKILSGDVFISLDTVQSNALEFHTTYEDELHRVVVHSVLHLMGFKDKSDVDAREMRQNENHCLELLKTI
- the mnmG gene encoding tRNA uridine-5-carboxymethylaminomethyl(34) synthesis enzyme MnmG, with product MSRLLPVYDVIVVGAGHAGCEAACAAANLGSKTLLITLDMNKIAQMSCNPAMGGIAKGQIVREIDALGGGSGIVTDKSTIQFRMLNLSKGPAMWSPRAQCDRMIFSAEWRDRVEHTDNLDLWQDDVIELLLDKGQVTGVRTRLGISFSGHRVILTNGTFLNGLMHIGRVSFPGGRISEPATYGLSEQLRAYGFTVGRMKTGTPVRIDGRSIDFSKLTRQDGDNDFHKFSFLSFAYTNSLEKMPCYIAYTNKVVHDILREGFDDSPLFNGTIKSIGPRYCPSIETKLDTFSDRDSHHLFLEPEGERTTEYYLNGFSSSLPWDIQLRALRNVEGFEHVKIFRPGYAIEYDFFQPTQLYPTLETKLVKGLYFAGQINGTTGYEEAAAQGLMAGINAHLSLHENRDFVLNRDQAYIGVLIDDLVTKGVDEPYRMFTSRAEYRILLRQDDADARLTPLGYSLGLVKEDRFAVFEDKILKRDRLIDFVTNFSISPEEINPTLENLKSSPIRQKIKLIDIISRPQVTIPKIIDAIPSLKEFVFDHNLREEIIEAAEVLIKYSGYIEREKLIADKLNRLENLVIANKFNYMEITSLSYEARQKLTKINPKTIGQASRITGVSPSDINVLLILLGR